Proteins from a single region of Labedella gwakjiensis:
- the mtrA gene encoding MtrAB system response regulator MtrA, whose product MSARILVVDDDTALAEMIGIVLRTEGFDTVFCGDGSLAVEVFQREKPDLVLLDLMLPGLDGIEVCTLIRQESGVPIIMLTAKSDTTDIVGGLESGADDYIVKPFNPKELVARIRTRLRPASDDSSDVVRIGDLTLDVAAHEVTRGSARIPLTPLEFDLLVTLASKPQQVFTREMLLEQVWGYHYKADTRLVNVHVQRLRAKVEVDPDNPRIVMTVRGVGYRAGSTDSA is encoded by the coding sequence ATGAGCGCACGAATCCTGGTCGTCGACGACGACACGGCTCTCGCCGAGATGATCGGTATCGTCCTGCGCACCGAGGGCTTCGACACGGTCTTCTGCGGTGACGGCTCGCTCGCGGTCGAGGTCTTCCAACGGGAGAAGCCCGACCTGGTCCTCCTCGACCTCATGCTCCCGGGCCTCGACGGCATCGAGGTCTGCACGCTGATCCGACAGGAGTCGGGCGTCCCGATCATCATGCTCACGGCGAAGTCGGACACGACCGACATCGTCGGCGGGCTCGAGTCCGGCGCGGACGACTACATCGTCAAGCCGTTCAACCCGAAGGAACTCGTCGCACGCATCCGTACGCGACTGCGCCCGGCCTCCGACGACTCGAGCGATGTCGTCCGCATCGGCGACCTCACCCTCGACGTCGCCGCGCACGAGGTCACCCGTGGATCGGCGCGCATCCCCCTCACTCCGCTGGAGTTCGATCTCCTGGTGACCCTCGCGTCGAAGCCCCAGCAGGTCTTCACGCGCGAGATGCTGCTCGAGCAGGTCTGGGGATACCACTACAAGGCCGACACCCGCCTCGTGAACGTGCACGTCCAGCGGCTCCGCGCCAAGGTCGAGGTCGACCCGGACAACCCGCGCATCGTCATGACCGTGCGGGGCGTCGGCTACCGCGCGGGCAGCACAGACTCCGCCTAG
- a CDS encoding glycerophosphoryl diester phosphodiesterase membrane domain-containing protein, translating into MGDDAREPEYPAPTSARNRHETDAPVADSERSTPPQAGPPAMPWAAPAAPQPAGSPWGDTAGQQGGYGQQPAYGQQGGYGQQPAYGQQAPYVHPSAYGQYPPASPAGYGVPPGQPAWSTGAPAGAPTGWAPPPKPGLIPLRPLGFGTLLGAPFQAMRRNPKATFGSALLVQGITIVVSVLVIGGVTWFAVSRITSAAPDDRDAITAGSVLAIILAALIPIAISLIGSVMVQGVVVAEVARATLGEKLRLGQVWRAAAPRLWALVGWTLLASLAALIAVGLVAAVVWLVIAVSTDLIALGIGIGVIGALGLIVLYAWLGTKLAIVPSIIVLERAPVSRAVARSWRLTRGYFWRTFGVLALISIILSVASQVVTTPISLIMGIGGSLIDPTGSVEGAALTTFVVTYILLILVSLVVTAVTSVVTAAAVSLVYIDLRMRTEGLDLELVRFVEARQAGDTSVPDPFPLTPRERRGAADTTVPTGS; encoded by the coding sequence ATGGGTGACGACGCACGCGAGCCGGAGTACCCGGCGCCCACCTCGGCGAGGAATCGCCACGAGACGGACGCGCCGGTCGCCGACTCGGAGAGGTCGACTCCCCCGCAGGCCGGCCCACCGGCGATGCCGTGGGCGGCGCCGGCGGCACCGCAGCCCGCCGGGTCCCCGTGGGGCGACACGGCCGGCCAGCAGGGCGGCTACGGCCAGCAGCCCGCATACGGCCAGCAGGGTGGCTACGGCCAGCAGCCCGCATACGGCCAGCAGGCCCCATACGTCCACCCGTCCGCTTACGGCCAGTACCCGCCGGCGTCCCCCGCCGGATACGGCGTTCCCCCCGGCCAGCCCGCGTGGTCGACCGGAGCTCCCGCGGGAGCTCCGACGGGCTGGGCTCCGCCGCCGAAGCCCGGGCTCATCCCGCTGCGCCCCCTCGGCTTCGGGACCCTCCTCGGCGCGCCGTTCCAGGCCATGCGGCGCAACCCGAAGGCCACCTTCGGCAGCGCCCTGCTCGTCCAGGGAATCACGATCGTCGTGTCGGTGCTCGTGATCGGCGGGGTCACGTGGTTCGCCGTGTCGCGCATCACCTCGGCGGCGCCGGACGACCGGGATGCCATCACGGCCGGCTCGGTCCTCGCCATCATCCTCGCCGCGCTCATCCCGATCGCGATCTCGCTCATCGGCAGCGTCATGGTCCAGGGCGTCGTGGTCGCGGAGGTCGCGCGGGCGACACTCGGCGAGAAACTCCGGCTCGGGCAGGTCTGGCGTGCGGCCGCACCCAGGCTCTGGGCCCTCGTCGGCTGGACCCTCCTCGCTTCGCTCGCGGCGCTCATCGCCGTCGGGCTCGTCGCCGCCGTGGTCTGGCTCGTGATCGCGGTGAGCACCGACCTCATCGCCCTCGGCATCGGAATCGGCGTCATCGGCGCACTCGGACTCATCGTGCTCTACGCGTGGCTGGGCACCAAGCTCGCGATCGTCCCGAGCATCATCGTCCTCGAGAGGGCCCCAGTGTCGCGCGCCGTCGCGCGTTCGTGGCGGCTCACCCGCGGCTACTTCTGGCGCACCTTCGGCGTGCTCGCGCTCATCTCGATCATCCTGAGCGTCGCCTCGCAGGTCGTGACCACGCCGATCAGCCTCATCATGGGGATCGGCGGATCGCTCATCGACCCGACGGGAAGCGTCGAGGGCGCCGCCCTCACGACGTTCGTCGTCACCTACATCCTCCTCATCCTCGTGTCACTCGTCGTGACGGCGGTGACATCGGTCGTCACGGCCGCCGCCGTCTCGCTCGTCTACATCGATCTGCGGATGCGCACGGAGGGTCTCGACCTCGAGCTCGTGCGTTTCGTCGAGGCGCGGCAAGCCGGCGACACGAGCGTCCCCGATCCGTTCCCGTTGACGCCGCGCGAGCGTCGAGGCGCCGCGGACACGACCGTCCCCACCGGTTCCTAG
- a CDS encoding LpqB family beta-propeller domain-containing protein: MKRVLSAVLAVLVLVVCAGCVGIPRSSDVQAGKPITTDDDLDITFIPSGPQAGSTPEQVLRGFIAAATGSQNNYAVAREYLAPGISESWQPDKSVLVDTASERRFQSNGDTTQRLSVYPEAQVDERGLYERNPSDNPVQLDYRFEEVDGEWRISSAPDGIVLDSDTFMTVFGAHALMFFDPTWTYLVPDIRWFPTRASTATTVVKALLDGPSSWLSQGVRTAFPDGTSLSAQSVVVDGDIVRMDFSGGFVGENALGQSRMKAQLSASLAGIGTLGPDSISAAGAVVSIDTLTVPSPRVDARALVLSEEGFGYLTSDGVERIDGVSDDVEELSPSAVSVGVGAAFAAALTGDGLYIATGQGEPLRVDSRADLIVPSVDPFGFTWSVPADDPGAVIAFQRDGSLTEVTTPWPEASSIASLQVSRDGTRVAALITSGSSTRLVVGAVVRAEPGGAPTAIGDLHELDETSNEPRALTWVDDRSVATLTQADDGTGEIEVQTIGSTATPAPSLDGATMIVGANTAQQVRALLDSGEVRVRSGSGWQTRATGIQVLATQLASLG; encoded by the coding sequence GTGAAGCGCGTGCTCTCCGCCGTTCTGGCCGTCCTGGTGCTCGTCGTCTGCGCCGGGTGCGTCGGCATCCCGCGGAGCAGCGACGTGCAGGCGGGCAAGCCGATCACGACGGACGACGACCTCGACATCACGTTCATCCCGAGCGGGCCGCAGGCCGGATCGACGCCGGAGCAGGTGCTCAGGGGCTTCATCGCGGCGGCGACGGGCTCGCAGAACAACTACGCGGTCGCGCGCGAGTATCTCGCGCCCGGCATCTCGGAGTCGTGGCAGCCCGACAAGAGCGTTCTCGTCGACACGGCGTCGGAGCGTCGCTTCCAGTCGAACGGCGACACGACCCAGCGGTTGAGCGTCTACCCCGAGGCTCAGGTCGACGAGCGCGGACTGTACGAGCGGAACCCGTCGGACAACCCCGTGCAGCTCGACTACCGCTTCGAAGAGGTCGACGGCGAGTGGCGGATCAGCTCGGCGCCCGACGGGATCGTCCTCGACTCCGACACCTTCATGACCGTCTTCGGGGCGCACGCGCTCATGTTCTTCGACCCCACGTGGACCTACCTCGTGCCCGACATCCGTTGGTTCCCCACCCGCGCATCCACGGCGACGACCGTCGTCAAGGCGCTCCTCGACGGGCCGTCGTCGTGGCTCAGCCAGGGTGTGCGCACGGCGTTCCCGGACGGCACGTCGCTGTCCGCCCAATCGGTCGTCGTGGACGGCGATATCGTACGGATGGACTTCTCGGGTGGTTTCGTCGGCGAGAACGCTCTCGGCCAGTCGCGCATGAAGGCGCAGTTGAGCGCGAGTCTCGCCGGGATCGGCACGCTGGGTCCCGACAGCATCTCGGCCGCCGGGGCCGTCGTGTCGATCGACACGCTCACGGTGCCGTCCCCCCGTGTGGACGCGAGAGCACTCGTTCTCTCCGAGGAGGGGTTCGGATACCTGACGAGCGACGGCGTCGAACGCATCGACGGCGTCTCGGACGACGTCGAGGAGCTGTCGCCGTCCGCGGTGTCCGTCGGCGTCGGTGCGGCCTTCGCTGCAGCGCTCACGGGTGACGGCCTCTACATCGCCACGGGCCAAGGCGAGCCGCTGCGCGTCGACTCACGTGCAGATCTCATCGTTCCGAGCGTCGACCCCTTCGGCTTCACGTGGAGCGTCCCGGCGGACGACCCCGGCGCCGTGATCGCCTTCCAGCGGGACGGCAGCCTGACGGAGGTCACGACGCCGTGGCCGGAGGCGTCGAGCATCGCGTCGCTCCAGGTGTCGCGGGACGGCACTCGCGTCGCCGCCCTCATCACGAGTGGTTCGTCGACGCGTCTCGTCGTCGGCGCCGTGGTGCGCGCCGAACCCGGAGGGGCTCCCACGGCCATCGGCGACCTCCACGAGCTGGACGAGACGAGCAATGAACCGCGTGCCCTCACCTGGGTCGACGACCGCTCCGTGGCGACGCTGACGCAGGCCGATGACGGGACGGGCGAGATCGAGGTGCAGACGATCGGTTCCACCGCCACACCGGCGCCCTCCCTCGACGGCGCGACCATGATCGTCGGGGCGAACACGGCGCAGCAGGTGCGTGCGTTGCTCGACTCCGGCGAGGTCCGCGTCCGCAGCGGATCGGGGTGGCAGACGCGTGCGACCGGGATCCAGGTGCTCGCGACGCAGCTCGCCTCTCTCGGCTGA
- a CDS encoding DUF4129 domain-containing protein, with protein MHRLPVPADIPVDPSAPDARELLLRELSGPEYTAAQPTLLDRIGQAISEWFQSLTLPSGDGLGGLIPVVLLVLLVIGIVAAFIVWGVPRLNRRSRAADSLFGADERRTAAQLRKDAADAAARGDATAAVLDAFRALARGLQERTVVAVLPGTTAHDFASQGAVAFPDLAADFGRTADGFDATRYASVPGTMELYRSISELDAAVARRSAVLTEAVETP; from the coding sequence GTGCACCGTCTCCCCGTACCGGCCGACATCCCGGTCGACCCCTCGGCGCCGGACGCGCGCGAACTGCTGCTGCGCGAGCTGTCCGGGCCGGAGTACACCGCCGCACAGCCCACGCTGCTCGATCGCATCGGACAGGCCATCTCTGAATGGTTCCAGTCCCTCACCCTCCCCTCGGGAGACGGTCTCGGCGGCCTGATCCCCGTCGTGCTCCTCGTCCTCCTGGTGATCGGGATCGTCGCGGCGTTCATCGTGTGGGGCGTACCGCGACTCAACCGGCGAAGCAGGGCGGCCGATTCCCTCTTCGGCGCCGACGAGCGCCGAACAGCGGCGCAGCTGCGGAAGGACGCTGCCGACGCCGCCGCACGGGGAGACGCCACCGCTGCCGTGCTCGACGCGTTCAGGGCTCTCGCGCGCGGCCTGCAGGAGCGCACCGTCGTCGCCGTCCTGCCCGGAACGACGGCGCACGATTTCGCCTCTCAGGGCGCCGTGGCCTTCCCGGATCTCGCTGCGGACTTCGGCCGGACGGCCGATGGCTTCGACGCGACGCGGTATGCGAGCGTGCCCGGCACGATGGAGCTCTACCGGTCGATCTCCGAGCTGGATGCGGCCGTCGCGCGGCGATCAGCCGTGCTCACCGAGGCGGTCGAGACGCCGTGA
- a CDS encoding MIP/aquaporin family protein yields the protein MTDEREQPGFLPSVAAEAFGTFVVVAVIVGATVLAGTVVGSLGIALATGFAIAGVYATIAHVSGAHLNPAVTVGLAISGRFPWRDVPTHVAAQLIGATLGAALVLGITADGVSATLATAQREGFAAGGYGAELSPDGFGLLAVALVEAVFTAVIVALYIARGPADAVDGGHRAAAGLTIGLAVAALTIVAAPVSNASFNPARALATALFAGPDRIAQVWAFILFPLLGAVVAGTVARVASRRAGDTSDGSGGGDDLHTLDD from the coding sequence ATGACCGACGAACGCGAGCAGCCCGGTTTCCTCCCCTCCGTCGCGGCCGAAGCGTTCGGCACCTTCGTGGTGGTCGCCGTCATCGTGGGGGCGACGGTCCTCGCCGGCACGGTCGTCGGATCCCTCGGCATCGCTCTCGCCACGGGGTTCGCAATCGCCGGGGTGTACGCCACGATCGCTCATGTCTCCGGCGCCCACCTCAACCCGGCAGTGACCGTCGGCCTCGCGATCTCCGGTCGATTCCCCTGGCGCGACGTGCCGACTCACGTCGCAGCCCAGCTGATCGGCGCGACCCTCGGAGCGGCCCTCGTCCTGGGGATCACGGCCGACGGTGTGTCCGCGACGCTCGCGACCGCGCAGCGCGAGGGCTTCGCTGCAGGAGGTTATGGCGCCGAGCTCTCCCCCGACGGATTCGGCCTCCTCGCCGTCGCCCTCGTGGAGGCCGTCTTCACCGCCGTGATCGTGGCGCTGTACATCGCGCGCGGCCCGGCCGATGCGGTGGACGGTGGACATCGAGCCGCCGCCGGTCTCACGATCGGACTCGCCGTCGCCGCCCTCACGATCGTCGCGGCCCCGGTGTCGAACGCGTCGTTCAACCCCGCCAGGGCGCTCGCGACGGCCCTCTTCGCCGGACCCGACCGCATCGCACAGGTGTGGGCGTTCATCCTGTTCCCGCTCCTCGGAGCGGTCGTCGCCGGCACCGTCGCACGCGTCGCGAGCCGCCGAGCGGGCGACACGTCCGACGGGTCCGGGGGCGGAGACGACCTCCACACGCTCGACGACTGA
- a CDS encoding AAA family ATPase, whose amino-acid sequence MSDQYPSAPEHHAAPPRPDDSAALRESLSRVRSEVGKAVVGQDAAVTGLIIALLARGHVLLEGVPGVAKTLLVRTLSHALQLDTKRVQFTPDLMPGDVTGSLVYDGKRGEFEFREGPVFTNILLADEINRTPPKTQSSLLEAMEERQVSVDGVTRPLPDPFLVAATQNPIEYEGTYTLPEAQLDRFLLKLVLDLPERDTEVEVLRRHAAGFNPRDLTGAGVAPVLSSEQLHAAQAAAARTAVGADVLAYIVDLARATRRSPSVRMGVSPRATTALLASAKAWAWLSGHPSITPDHVQAMVIPVWRHRLQLRPEAELEGVATDAILRSILQQVQVPI is encoded by the coding sequence ATGAGCGACCAGTACCCCTCAGCACCCGAGCACCACGCGGCGCCCCCGCGACCCGACGATTCGGCGGCGCTCCGCGAGTCGCTCTCCCGCGTGCGGTCAGAGGTCGGGAAGGCCGTCGTGGGCCAGGACGCCGCCGTGACGGGTCTCATCATCGCCCTCCTCGCGCGGGGTCACGTGCTCCTCGAGGGTGTGCCCGGCGTGGCGAAGACCCTCCTCGTGCGCACCCTGAGCCACGCGCTCCAGCTCGACACGAAGCGCGTCCAGTTCACCCCAGACCTCATGCCGGGCGACGTGACCGGCTCGCTCGTCTACGACGGCAAGCGCGGGGAGTTCGAGTTCCGCGAGGGTCCCGTCTTCACGAACATCCTGCTTGCCGACGAGATCAACCGGACACCTCCGAAGACCCAGTCATCGCTGCTCGAGGCGATGGAGGAGCGGCAGGTCTCCGTCGACGGCGTCACGCGACCGCTGCCCGATCCGTTCCTCGTGGCGGCGACGCAGAACCCGATCGAGTACGAGGGCACCTACACGCTCCCGGAGGCTCAGCTCGACCGCTTCCTCCTCAAACTCGTGCTGGACCTCCCGGAACGCGACACCGAGGTCGAGGTGCTACGCCGGCACGCCGCCGGCTTCAACCCGCGCGACCTCACCGGAGCCGGCGTGGCACCGGTGCTCTCGAGCGAGCAACTGCACGCCGCCCAGGCCGCCGCCGCCCGCACCGCCGTCGGCGCCGATGTTCTCGCGTACATCGTCGACCTCGCGCGGGCCACCCGGCGGAGCCCGTCCGTCCGAATGGGCGTGAGCCCGCGAGCGACCACGGCCCTCCTCGCCTCGGCGAAGGCCTGGGCGTGGCTGAGCGGCCACCCCTCGATCACACCGGACCACGTCCAGGCGATGGTCATCCCCGTCTGGAGGCACCGCCTGCAGCTCCGGCCGGAGGCCGAGCTCGAGGGCGTCGCGACGGACGCCATCCTGCGGTCGATCCTCCAACAGGTCCAGGTGCCGATCTAG
- the mtrB gene encoding MtrAB system histidine kinase MtrB, protein MSDAGFDPSALARSVRSLPRAIAASWRRSLQFKTVVVTIGLTGLAVFVAGAYMSVSIGNDLFQSRLDQVLVDSARAQLAAQRTFDAAETGDAVNLDSVMGSARNDIATVSSSRMITVYRVPGQDFDPAAPQDFESPGLDAAVISPELREAVSENAEGQWWQSVGFSGSATGSPGIVVGQRVTVPGAGDYELYMGYDLSDQEETLQFVQRTLFVAGLALLALVGAVAWVVVRIVVRPIREAAETSERLAAGELEVRIDRTGDDEIATLARSFNEMADTLQSRIRELAELSLVQQRFVSDVSHELRTPLTTIRLAGDVLYDQRDDFAPATARTAELLHTQVERFELLLADLLEISRYDAGSAELETEPTSIARLAEESVEEMRDLARQHGSELLLVAPGGYTEVDVDPRRIRRIVRNLVGNAIEHGEGRPVVVSVDSSEGAVALGVRDYGLGMKEEYTERVFDRFWRADPSRRRTIGGTGLGLSIAMSDTRLHGGSLDVWSRPGLGSLFRLTLPRVPGGPLGTSPLSLPPTDTEPPVTVPDDAVSGRQDGSS, encoded by the coding sequence GTGTCCGACGCCGGTTTCGATCCGTCCGCCTTGGCGCGGTCGGTGCGTTCGCTCCCTCGAGCGATCGCGGCATCGTGGCGGCGTTCCCTCCAGTTCAAGACCGTCGTCGTCACGATCGGTCTCACGGGTCTCGCCGTCTTCGTCGCGGGGGCGTACATGTCCGTGAGCATCGGCAACGACCTCTTCCAGTCGCGACTGGATCAGGTGCTCGTCGACTCGGCGAGAGCGCAGCTCGCTGCGCAGCGCACCTTCGACGCCGCCGAGACGGGGGACGCCGTCAATCTCGACAGCGTCATGGGTTCGGCGCGCAACGACATCGCCACCGTCTCGTCGTCCCGGATGATCACGGTCTACCGAGTGCCCGGCCAGGACTTCGATCCGGCCGCACCGCAGGACTTCGAGAGTCCCGGTCTCGACGCCGCCGTCATCTCGCCCGAGCTGCGGGAAGCGGTCTCCGAGAATGCCGAAGGTCAGTGGTGGCAGTCCGTCGGCTTCTCCGGTTCGGCCACGGGGTCTCCGGGAATCGTCGTGGGACAGCGCGTGACGGTTCCCGGTGCCGGCGACTACGAGCTCTACATGGGGTACGACCTGAGCGACCAGGAGGAGACGCTGCAGTTCGTGCAGCGCACCCTCTTCGTGGCGGGGCTCGCGCTGCTCGCCCTCGTGGGCGCCGTCGCGTGGGTGGTCGTGCGCATCGTCGTGCGCCCGATCCGCGAGGCGGCGGAGACCAGTGAGAGGCTCGCGGCCGGTGAACTCGAGGTGCGTATCGACCGGACCGGCGACGACGAGATCGCGACGCTCGCCCGATCGTTCAACGAGATGGCCGACACCCTCCAATCGCGTATCCGCGAGCTCGCGGAACTCTCGCTCGTCCAGCAGCGTTTCGTGTCCGACGTCTCCCATGAGCTGCGCACGCCGCTGACGACCATCCGTCTCGCGGGCGACGTGCTGTACGACCAGAGGGACGACTTCGCCCCCGCCACGGCACGGACGGCCGAGCTGCTCCACACGCAGGTCGAGCGCTTCGAACTGCTCCTGGCTGACCTTCTCGAGATCAGCCGGTACGACGCCGGATCGGCCGAGCTCGAGACGGAGCCGACGAGCATCGCGAGGCTCGCCGAGGAGTCCGTCGAGGAGATGCGGGACCTCGCCAGACAGCACGGTTCGGAGCTTCTGCTCGTCGCGCCGGGCGGCTATACCGAGGTCGACGTCGATCCGCGCCGGATCCGCCGCATCGTGAGGAATCTCGTGGGCAACGCGATCGAGCACGGCGAGGGCCGTCCCGTCGTCGTCTCGGTCGACAGCTCCGAGGGGGCCGTGGCGCTCGGAGTCCGCGACTACGGGCTCGGGATGAAGGAGGAGTACACCGAGCGCGTCTTCGACCGGTTCTGGCGGGCGGACCCGTCGCGCCGACGCACCATCGGGGGTACGGGACTCGGACTCTCCATCGCGATGAGCGACACCCGGCTGCACGGGGGGTCCCTCGACGTGTGGTCGCGTCCGGGCCTCGGGAGTCTCTTCCGGCTGACGTTGCCGCGCGTGCCTGGCGGGCCGCTCGGCACGTCCCCCCTGTCGCTGCCCCCCACCGATACCGAGCCTCCGGTGACCGTGCCGGACGACGCCGTCTCCGGACGACAGGATGGATCCTCGTGA
- a CDS encoding DUF4350 domain-containing protein — MTDTREAPPSVDGDVLTPSIRTRAKRSVFWVVLTGFGLLVVAAVYLLRGSSDAGAPPLDPTSPTPEGSKAVVEVLRSEGVDVVTADSAADALTSLEDGSGSTLVVVDNEYLDASRLASLVAEAGTVVLIDPTFATLRAVSSDVRSGGAAGGEAVDAACDEPTAERAGRATVENTYRIDGDVAGCFPVGDGRYGVVTVPGDTPITIVGSTSVFENGTITESGNAALALGLLGTSDSLVWYLPSLADVEADAPPTIGELTPGWVVPTMVLLLAATIAAGFWRGRRFGPLVVEPLPVTVRAGETMEGRARLYQRSSARLRAVDALRIGTIDRIASRLDLSRHADAGVVAAAAAALTGRDLRDVRAILVDAIPRGDADLVALSDALSLLETQIHTLTDPTGRQTR; from the coding sequence GTGACGGACACTCGCGAAGCGCCACCCTCCGTCGACGGCGACGTCCTGACCCCCAGCATCCGGACGCGCGCGAAGCGCTCCGTGTTCTGGGTCGTCCTCACGGGCTTCGGCCTGCTCGTCGTGGCCGCGGTGTACCTGCTCAGGGGGTCGAGCGACGCCGGGGCGCCACCCCTGGACCCGACGAGTCCCACCCCGGAGGGGTCCAAGGCCGTCGTCGAGGTCCTGAGATCGGAGGGGGTCGACGTGGTCACCGCGGACAGTGCGGCCGACGCGCTCACGTCGCTCGAGGACGGCTCCGGATCCACGCTCGTCGTCGTCGACAACGAGTACCTCGACGCCTCGCGACTCGCCTCCCTCGTGGCCGAGGCCGGGACGGTCGTCCTGATCGATCCCACGTTCGCGACGCTCCGGGCGGTCTCCTCCGACGTCCGGAGCGGGGGCGCCGCCGGTGGCGAGGCCGTCGACGCCGCGTGCGACGAGCCGACGGCCGAGCGGGCCGGACGCGCGACCGTCGAGAACACCTACCGCATCGACGGGGACGTCGCGGGGTGCTTCCCCGTCGGCGACGGTCGCTACGGGGTCGTGACCGTGCCGGGGGACACTCCGATCACGATCGTGGGATCGACGTCGGTCTTCGAGAACGGCACCATCACGGAGAGCGGGAACGCCGCCCTCGCCCTCGGCCTGCTCGGCACGTCCGACTCGCTCGTCTGGTACCTGCCGAGCCTCGCCGACGTCGAAGCGGACGCACCGCCGACCATCGGCGAGCTCACGCCCGGCTGGGTGGTACCGACGATGGTCCTCCTGCTCGCGGCGACGATCGCGGCCGGATTCTGGAGGGGACGGCGATTCGGTCCCCTCGTGGTCGAACCGCTGCCCGTCACGGTGCGCGCGGGCGAGACGATGGAGGGCCGGGCGCGGCTGTACCAGCGATCGTCTGCGCGACTCCGGGCCGTCGATGCCCTGCGCATCGGCACCATCGACCGCATCGCCTCGCGACTCGACCTCTCACGCCACGCTGACGCCGGAGTGGTCGCGGCGGCCGCAGCGGCGCTCACCGGTCGTGACCTCCGGGACGTCCGCGCGATCCTCGTCGACGCGATCCCCCGCGGCGATGCGGACCTCGTCGCACTGTCCGACGCCCTCAGCCTGCTCGAGACCCAGATCCACACCCTCACCGACCCCACCGGGAGACAGACACGATGA
- a CDS encoding DUF58 domain-containing protein, whose product MAVTGWFVALLAVGIVPVVAVGADPARSFAVLLWWIVGSLALLAIDVVLAGSPRSLILSRFLPDRVRLGEEATSEILVTNRGRRTVRALVRDGWQPTTGAPLARERVSVPPGERRRIVQTLRPFRRGERRTEHITVRSFGPLRLGARQATIVSRGRLRVLPPFNARKHLPSRLARLRELDGATSVMVRGQGTEFDSLRDYVRGDDVRSIDWRATARRSDLVVRTWRPERDRRVVIVVDTARTSAARIADEVRLDTAFECSLLLSALATRADDRVDFLAVDRRIRGRITGSTGADLLAKLVDAMADIDPEIIEMDWDAVPSHVRQITSHHAFVVLITSIETPGASAGLLSVLPQLTRNHTVAVVSVTDPAVAEARNERGDRESVYRAAAAERAALDASRVAAAVRRLGADVVSGAPGDLPPALADHYLALKATGRL is encoded by the coding sequence ATGGCCGTCACGGGCTGGTTCGTCGCCCTCCTCGCCGTCGGGATCGTCCCCGTCGTCGCGGTGGGCGCCGATCCCGCGCGCTCCTTCGCCGTCCTCCTGTGGTGGATCGTGGGCAGTCTCGCGCTTCTCGCGATCGACGTCGTGCTCGCCGGGTCTCCTCGAAGCCTCATCCTCTCGCGCTTCCTGCCCGACCGGGTCCGGCTCGGCGAGGAGGCCACGAGCGAGATCCTCGTCACGAACCGTGGTCGGCGGACGGTGCGCGCGCTCGTGCGCGACGGGTGGCAGCCGACGACCGGCGCTCCCCTCGCCCGAGAGAGGGTGAGCGTCCCTCCCGGCGAGCGCCGACGCATCGTGCAGACCCTCCGACCGTTCCGACGCGGAGAGAGGCGCACCGAACACATCACGGTTCGATCGTTCGGCCCGTTGCGCCTCGGCGCTCGTCAGGCGACGATCGTCTCGCGCGGACGTCTTCGGGTCCTCCCGCCGTTCAACGCGCGGAAGCACCTGCCGAGCCGCCTCGCCCGGCTGCGCGAGCTCGACGGCGCGACGAGCGTCATGGTGCGCGGCCAGGGGACGGAGTTCGACTCGCTGCGGGACTACGTGCGTGGCGACGACGTCCGTTCGATCGACTGGAGGGCTACGGCCAGGCGCTCTGATCTCGTGGTGCGCACGTGGCGCCCGGAACGCGATCGCCGCGTGGTCATCGTCGTCGACACTGCTCGGACCTCGGCGGCTCGGATCGCGGACGAGGTGCGACTCGACACGGCGTTCGAGTGCTCCCTCCTGCTCTCCGCGCTCGCGACTCGCGCGGACGACCGCGTCGACTTCCTCGCCGTCGATCGACGGATCAGGGGACGCATCACCGGATCGACGGGCGCAGACCTCCTCGCGAAGCTCGTCGACGCGATGGCCGACATCGACCCGGAGATCATCGAGATGGACTGGGACGCCGTCCCGTCCCACGTCAGGCAGATCACGAGCCACCACGCCTTCGTCGTCCTCATCACGTCGATCGAGACGCCGGGCGCCTCGGCCGGCCTGCTCTCCGTCCTCCCCCAGCTCACGCGCAACCACACCGTCGCGGTGGTCTCGGTGACGGATCCGGCGGTCGCGGAGGCGCGGAACGAGCGCGGCGATCGTGAATCCGTCTACCGCGCGGCGGCGGCGGAACGCGCAGCGCTCGACGCCTCGCGGGTCGCTGCGGCTGTCCGTCGTCTCGGCGCCGACGTCGTCTCGGGAGCGCCCGGGGATCTCCCACCGGCCCTCGCCGATCACTACCTCGCCCTCAAGGCCACCGGGCGTCTGTAG